The Chryseobacterium nakagawai genome has a segment encoding these proteins:
- the bioA gene encoding adenosylmethionine--8-amino-7-oxononanoate transaminase, whose amino-acid sequence MDTITPTNLQQRDKAVNWHPYTQMKSADNIIPIVSGKGLYLYDNEGKKYMDVVSSWWVTLHGHSHPYIAQRLFEQLNTLEQVIFAGFTHEPATQLSENLLKLLPDNQKKVFYSDNGSTAVEVALKMCIQYAHNQGKEKTKILAFKNAYHGDTFGAMSVSGKSYWTKPFESRLFEVVFIDTPTPENLQNLQSQIEAIADEVACFIYEPLVQGAAGMLMYNAEDLNTLMKFCRKQKILMIQDEVFTGFGRTGKLFAANYLTEQPDIMCFSKGLTGGTMPMGITTSSKAIYDAFWSDDKHKTLFHGHSFTANPLACTAALASMELLLKKETLMNIKRISQQHSAFVKVLTEHPKVENARQIGTILAFDFKTGQGTSYFNEIGKKLYNEFLQREIIMRPLGNVLYLVPPYCISTEELDTVYHNILEVLDLFKD is encoded by the coding sequence ATGGATACAATAACACCAACAAACCTCCAACAAAGAGATAAAGCCGTCAACTGGCATCCTTATACGCAAATGAAGTCTGCTGACAATATCATTCCTATTGTAAGTGGAAAGGGCCTTTATCTTTATGACAATGAAGGTAAAAAATATATGGATGTGGTTTCTTCATGGTGGGTAACCCTGCATGGACATTCACATCCTTATATTGCTCAACGCCTATTTGAACAACTTAATACCTTGGAACAGGTTATTTTTGCCGGATTTACCCATGAGCCCGCTACTCAGCTTTCAGAGAATTTATTGAAGCTTTTACCCGACAATCAGAAAAAAGTGTTCTATTCTGACAATGGATCTACCGCTGTGGAAGTAGCTTTGAAAATGTGTATTCAATATGCTCACAATCAGGGAAAAGAAAAAACCAAAATCCTTGCTTTTAAAAACGCCTACCACGGTGATACCTTCGGAGCAATGTCTGTAAGTGGAAAAAGCTATTGGACGAAACCTTTTGAAAGCAGACTGTTTGAAGTCGTTTTCATTGATACTCCTACTCCAGAAAACCTGCAAAATTTACAATCACAAATTGAAGCTATTGCTGATGAGGTAGCTTGTTTTATTTATGAACCTTTAGTTCAGGGGGCAGCAGGAATGCTTATGTATAATGCAGAAGATCTCAATACCCTGATGAAATTCTGCAGAAAACAGAAAATTCTGATGATTCAGGATGAGGTTTTTACAGGGTTCGGAAGAACCGGGAAGCTTTTCGCGGCCAATTATCTTACCGAACAACCGGATATCATGTGTTTTTCAAAAGGACTGACTGGGGGAACCATGCCTATGGGAATTACAACATCTTCCAAAGCAATTTATGATGCTTTCTGGTCTGATGACAAACATAAAACCTTATTCCATGGACATTCATTTACAGCCAATCCTTTAGCCTGTACCGCAGCTTTGGCCAGTATGGAATTATTACTAAAAAAAGAAACCCTAATGAATATTAAACGTATCTCCCAACAGCATTCAGCGTTTGTAAAAGTTTTGACTGAACATCCTAAGGTTGAAAATGCCCGCCAGATCGGAACTATTTTGGCTTTTGATTTTAAAACCGGACAGGGAACTTCTTATTTTAATGAAATCGGAAAAAAACTTTATAATGAGTTTTTACAAAGGGAAATTATTATGCGGCCTTTAGGAAATGTTCTTTATCTGGTGCCTCCTTATTGTATTTCTACAGAAGAACTGGATACAGTCTACCACAATATTCTTGAAGTTTTGGATCTGTTTAAAGATTAA
- a CDS encoding winged helix-turn-helix transcriptional regulator — translation MNFEEFKNCGLRRSLNILSGKWKPLILHNLFEENQVRFVELWRNMPRVSKKVLAEQLKQLEEDHIVQRIEVYNFPPEVYYQLTEKGQKLGPILFELHAWGNELNS, via the coding sequence ATGAATTTTGAAGAGTTTAAAAACTGTGGGCTGAGAAGAAGTCTGAATATTCTTTCGGGAAAATGGAAACCATTAATCCTCCATAATCTTTTTGAAGAAAATCAGGTCCGTTTTGTGGAATTATGGCGGAATATGCCAAGAGTATCCAAAAAAGTTCTTGCAGAACAGCTTAAACAACTGGAGGAAGATCATATTGTTCAACGAATTGAAGTGTATAATTTTCCTCCGGAAGTCTATTATCAACTGACAGAGAAAGGACAAAAGCTGGGACCTATCCTTTTTGAGCTTCATGCCTGGGGAAATGAATTAAATTCTTAG
- a CDS encoding MBL fold metallo-hydrolase translates to MKLQLWRNATLLLTIGDLSILVDPMLGKKGSLGKFPMTDNELLNPLLDLPFSREDLIKKLQMVDAVAITHLHPDHWDSAAIEMIDKQTVILCPSVISDQIEKQGFQNVIAVNEHLLWNNIDISLTKGQHGTGEIGDKMGVVNGFVLKKDNQSVYIVGDSIWYDDIAKEIEKHQPRHIIVAGGAATFSVGDPIIMTSEDIFKVCEHAPESKVWVTHLEAVSHCKEDRAFIQEKIYEKEYENQCFIPEDGEEINLSIY, encoded by the coding sequence ATGAAATTACAATTATGGCGCAATGCAACATTGCTATTGACTATTGGTGACCTCTCCATTCTGGTTGATCCGATGCTTGGAAAAAAAGGTTCTTTGGGAAAATTCCCAATGACAGATAATGAATTACTGAATCCTTTGCTGGATCTTCCTTTCAGCCGGGAAGATTTAATCAAAAAGCTACAGATGGTAGATGCAGTTGCCATTACTCATTTACATCCGGATCATTGGGATTCTGCAGCCATAGAGATGATTGATAAACAAACAGTAATTCTCTGTCCTTCTGTGATTTCAGATCAGATCGAAAAACAGGGTTTTCAGAATGTTATCGCAGTCAACGAGCACCTTCTTTGGAACAATATTGATATCTCCTTAACAAAAGGACAACATGGAACCGGAGAAATTGGCGATAAAATGGGAGTAGTCAACGGATTTGTTCTTAAAAAAGACAATCAATCCGTTTATATTGTGGGAGACAGTATCTGGTATGATGATATCGCAAAAGAAATTGAAAAACACCAGCCTAGGCATATTATTGTAGCAGGAGGTGCCGCTACATTTTCTGTAGGAGATCCTATTATTATGACTAGTGAAGACATTTTCAAAGTCTGCGAACATGCTCCGGAATCAAAAGTTTGGGTAACCCACTTGGAAGCTGTAAGCCACTGCAAAGAGGACAGGGCATTTATTCAGGAAAAGATTTATGAAAAAGAATATGAAAATCAATGCTTCATTCCTGAAGATGGTGAAGAAATAAATTTGTCCATTTATTAG
- a CDS encoding CynX/NimT family MFS transporter, whose amino-acid sequence MMKNEVKKNASYVLMILNVLVVILISSNLRSPIVAVSPVLGDVRDALKLDNFQVSLLTSIPLFMFAVCSVLVSRFSNKFGISKLLMYSLIILSFGLFLRISGSLWLLFIGSVFIGLGICIGNVVTPGYVKNNFPKQIGLMTGIFAVSMNLTAALASGFSVRIGEWTGFGWRGSLGIWLVIAALGFVVLILEILFNKKNSNQPKTALATSDFNMFKSSQAWNISIFMGLQSLFYYCMVAWLPSFLTDYNMPGESSGWVLFVIQITMIPITFCCPIIASKMKDQRIMILFICALMFGSTMMFVFLKSQWIYVNAVIIGISNGLSFSLSILFFSTRTKSSINAVKISGMAQSVGYLIAAFGPPVFGKLHDWDISWNTSFYFLSIAVLIMLYFGLRAARNKCVED is encoded by the coding sequence ATGATGAAGAACGAAGTTAAAAAGAATGCGTCTTATGTTTTAATGATTCTGAATGTGTTGGTGGTTATATTAATTTCCAGCAATCTTCGATCTCCTATTGTTGCTGTATCTCCGGTACTTGGAGATGTAAGAGATGCTTTGAAGCTGGATAATTTTCAGGTGAGTCTTTTAACCTCTATTCCACTTTTTATGTTTGCGGTCTGCTCTGTTTTGGTCAGCAGGTTTTCTAATAAGTTCGGAATCAGCAAACTGTTGATGTATTCATTAATTATTTTAAGTTTTGGATTATTTCTGAGAATTTCAGGCTCACTTTGGCTGTTGTTTATTGGCTCGGTATTTATCGGTTTGGGAATTTGTATCGGAAATGTAGTGACTCCCGGATATGTTAAGAATAATTTTCCGAAACAAATTGGTTTAATGACAGGGATTTTTGCTGTTTCTATGAACCTTACAGCTGCTTTGGCTTCCGGTTTTAGTGTGAGAATCGGTGAATGGACCGGATTTGGATGGCGTGGCTCTCTGGGTATATGGCTGGTGATTGCCGCACTTGGATTTGTCGTATTGATTCTTGAAATTTTATTTAACAAAAAGAATTCTAACCAGCCTAAAACGGCTTTGGCAACTTCTGATTTTAATATGTTTAAGTCTTCCCAGGCATGGAATATCAGTATTTTTATGGGATTACAATCCTTGTTTTATTACTGTATGGTTGCCTGGTTACCTTCATTCCTTACCGATTACAATATGCCGGGTGAAAGCTCGGGATGGGTCCTTTTTGTCATTCAGATCACTATGATTCCTATCACCTTCTGCTGCCCGATCATTGCCAGTAAAATGAAGGATCAAAGAATTATGATTCTGTTTATATGTGCTCTAATGTTTGGAAGTACCATGATGTTTGTCTTTCTGAAATCTCAATGGATCTATGTAAATGCTGTCATTATCGGGATTTCCAATGGATTGTCTTTCAGTTTATCCATTCTGTTTTTCTCTACAAGAACGAAAAGCAGCATCAATGCAGTGAAAATTTCCGGAATGGCGCAGTCTGTAGGGTATCTGATTGCTGCATTCGGGCCTCCGGTATTTGGGAAGCTGCATGATTGGGATATTTCCTGGAATACTTCATTCTATTTTCTGAGCATTGCAGTATTGATTATGCTTTACTTTGGATTGAGGGCTGCGAGAAATAAATGTGTAGAGGATTAA
- a CDS encoding AraC family transcriptional regulator — translation MNANDSIKIDDLNKPYFVWFEENWIHDNVLHQHEKGQLVYVESGFQYITIEERIYLLPQNHAAWIPPNAIHKTNSHSEKIKLMIMFADTDQKNSFYDEVNVFSVPSVLREMIKYAEKWSKLMKMDRDEMVFLKALFNELPHFVEHSLKLHLCLPKDKRLEKVIEHLHHYYNTEIKIEGLGELALLSSRSLERIFKKETGLTLSKYQQMLRIIKSLELLSSGNLTISETAYEVGYKSVQAYTRSFQAVMQFRPTDFMKNINLGIGKGIY, via the coding sequence ATGAATGCTAACGACAGTATAAAAATAGATGACCTTAATAAACCCTATTTTGTATGGTTTGAAGAAAACTGGATTCATGATAATGTTCTCCATCAGCATGAAAAGGGCCAATTGGTATACGTAGAAAGCGGATTTCAGTATATCACCATTGAAGAACGTATTTATCTTCTTCCTCAAAACCATGCAGCCTGGATACCTCCGAATGCCATTCATAAAACTAATTCCCATTCTGAAAAGATCAAATTGATGATTATGTTTGCAGACACAGATCAGAAGAATTCATTTTATGATGAGGTGAATGTATTTTCTGTTCCTTCCGTATTGAGAGAAATGATAAAATATGCTGAAAAATGGTCCAAACTGATGAAAATGGATAGGGATGAAATGGTATTCTTAAAAGCGTTGTTTAATGAGCTCCCTCATTTTGTAGAACATTCCCTGAAACTTCATCTCTGCCTGCCTAAAGATAAACGCTTAGAAAAAGTCATTGAACACCTTCATCATTATTACAATACAGAGATCAAAATAGAAGGGCTGGGAGAATTAGCACTGTTGTCTTCCCGAAGTCTGGAACGCATATTTAAAAAGGAAACCGGTCTTACCTTGAGTAAATATCAGCAAATGCTTCGTATCATTAAAAGCCTTGAACTTTTGAGCTCAGGAAATCTGACCATTTCAGAAACAGCGTATGAAGTAGGGTATAAGAGTGTACAGGCTTACACTAGAAGTTTCCAGGCGGTGATGCAGTTCAGACCTACGGATTTTATGAAAAACATTAACTTAGGTATAGGAAAAGGGATTTATTAA
- a CDS encoding MATE family efflux transporter, with the protein MEQQRQLILNGKMHKVMWQMSWPAVIAMVLYGLNNFLDGIFVGHLISNTALAAVGVAYPLAQFAQGFGTLIGTGLGAAVSIWIGAGDKNKLARAMGTVNFLTLIFSAAITFPCYIFAKELVYMMGGRGEILTLGVEYFRATIIGSFFWIHGLALNMLIRAEGRMKTAAWMIAVGLVVDVALKPLFINSFGGGVSGAAWATNVSMMIYTVLGVWYYASGKASFVTRFWSLKYDKAIIREALSLGMPGFIMMVMIVIQNIVVFNVIAKYGKDPDITFFTAVNRFYILLNTPLWGLMRALQPVSGMNFGAEKYERSIKAYRLFSFTGLIILIPFWLFVMFCPSEVLSVMIPNVSFQPSQLTDFRIYMSVLPALPFIFMAMVWFPSVENARPATVISIVRQLVLYIPALLIIPMLYGIRSIYVVSAIIEWIVFGGVIYMIGLHFKILRKTSIY; encoded by the coding sequence ATGGAACAACAGAGACAGCTTATTTTAAACGGGAAAATGCATAAAGTAATGTGGCAAATGTCGTGGCCGGCAGTTATTGCGATGGTACTTTATGGGTTGAATAATTTTCTTGATGGAATTTTTGTAGGACACTTGATTAGTAATACAGCTTTAGCGGCAGTAGGTGTTGCCTATCCCCTAGCGCAGTTTGCCCAGGGATTCGGAACGCTTATTGGAACGGGTTTAGGAGCCGCAGTAAGTATCTGGATTGGAGCGGGTGATAAAAACAAACTGGCCAGAGCTATGGGAACTGTTAATTTTCTTACCCTGATCTTTTCAGCTGCAATTACATTTCCGTGCTATATTTTTGCCAAAGAGCTGGTGTATATGATGGGAGGAAGAGGCGAAATTTTAACCTTAGGAGTAGAATATTTCAGAGCGACTATTATTGGAAGTTTTTTCTGGATTCATGGGTTGGCGCTAAATATGCTGATACGCGCAGAAGGACGGATGAAAACTGCTGCCTGGATGATTGCTGTAGGTCTGGTTGTAGACGTCGCATTAAAACCTTTGTTTATTAATTCTTTTGGTGGCGGTGTAAGCGGTGCAGCTTGGGCAACCAATGTCTCAATGATGATCTATACGGTATTAGGGGTTTGGTATTATGCATCCGGAAAGGCTTCTTTTGTTACCCGATTTTGGTCCTTAAAATATGACAAAGCCATTATAAGGGAAGCTCTTTCGTTAGGAATGCCCGGTTTTATTATGATGGTCATGATTGTGATTCAGAACATCGTAGTCTTTAATGTAATTGCTAAATATGGAAAAGATCCAGACATTACCTTTTTTACGGCAGTCAACCGGTTTTATATTCTTTTAAATACTCCGCTTTGGGGATTGATGAGAGCTTTGCAGCCTGTCTCAGGCATGAATTTCGGAGCCGAAAAATATGAAAGAAGCATCAAGGCATACCGTCTTTTCTCTTTTACAGGGCTTATCATTTTGATTCCTTTCTGGCTTTTTGTGATGTTCTGTCCATCAGAGGTATTGTCTGTAATGATTCCCAATGTATCTTTTCAGCCAAGCCAGCTAACTGATTTCAGGATTTATATGAGCGTTTTACCAGCCTTACCATTCATTTTTATGGCAATGGTCTGGTTTCCTTCTGTAGAAAATGCCCGACCTGCTACCGTGATCAGTATTGTAAGACAACTGGTATTATATATTCCTGCCCTTCTCATTATCCCAATGTTGTATGGAATCCGAAGTATTTATGTTGTAAGTGCCATTATAGAATGGATTGTGTTTGGTGGGGTCATTTATATGATTGGGTTACATTTCAAAATATTAAGAAAAACAAGCATATATTAA
- a CDS encoding CusA/CzcA family heavy metal efflux RND transporter yields the protein MLNKIIEFSVKNKLIIALFTIGLVLFGVYETTKLPIDAQPDITNNQVQIITTAPSYGAADIERLVTFPIEQATSNISGITELRSLSRFGLSLVTVVFDDNTDVYWARQQVQERLQLVQDNIPDGIGKPELGPISTGLGEIFQYVVRAKKGYENVYDETELRTIQDWVVRRQLLGTKGVADVSSFGGKLKQYEIAINPNKLQAFNININDVFAALEKNNQNTGGAYIEKKETVLFIRSEGLLGTAVDIGSIQVAETKEGIPVHIKDVASVKIGYATRYGAMTYNDTGEVSGAIVLMLKGENANEVIGNIKQRLEKIQESLPEGVVIEPFLDRAKMVNNTISTVKTNLMEGALIVVFILVLFLGNFRAGLLVASVIPLAMLFAIIMMNIFGVGGNLMSLGALDFGLIVDGAVIIVEAVLHQLAHKKHFGKDNMLSKKEMDGQVSSSATKMVNSAVFGQIIILIVYLPIFTLQGIEGKMFKPMAQTVAFALIGAFILSLTYIPMMSSLVLSRKKKVKDNISDRVMTKVETGHQKFLIKALKYRKTIILGVLVLFAGAIFTLSRMGGEFIPSLEEGDFAVEMRILQGSNINETKKITTQASGILLKQFPEVQKIVVKIGSAEIPTEPMPMDAGDMIIVLKPKKEWTSAKSFPELSEKMSKALRVIPGLTTSFQFPVQMRFNELMTGARQDIVCKIYGEDLDSLTTYAKKLGSIINTVKGAQDLYIEPVEGAPQVVIDYNRSELSRYNISVAEINRVINMAFAGQTAGALYEGEKKFDIVVRMDNDYKKDITSIQNLLVPTASGEQVPLSQLAKVELKDSPNQIQREDTKRRIIIGFNARDRDVQSIVEELQQKVGKNLKFSPGYTIAYGGTFENLNEAKARLGIAVPISLVMIFLLLFFAFGSVKHSLLIYTAIPLSAIGGVYFLALRGMPFSISAGVGFIALFGVAVLNGIVLISEFNRLKKNGITNTSRIVLMGTRIRLRPVLMTAFVASLGFLPMAISNGAGAEVQRPLATVVIGGLMLATLLTLFVLPILYVLFEHINKDKMKFSKKIHYKKLSVFLLFVSFGSLQAQENITFEQALEKAYQQNGTLKSSKLITHYQEKLKASYLDLPQLEVTGAIGQIQGEETDNSFGISQRFSFPTVYSKRKQMLDAEWTASIISQNLTKTQLTKEVTDVFYRILVLQEKKKVLEYISQLYSNFADKAGLRLKKGEANILEESTAEIQKEQVKVQLNSLENDLNIAKLQLQLLLQSDITYQPVANKPTMDIGLQISEEMVKQHPELMYLQQQIKVGEAEVQLEKSRLLPELLIGYTNQSMKNINNNRFNSVQVGVGIPLFTKGQRALAKAAQAKIAISENQYQRKEIELKNRLGQQLSNYMNQQRIIENYEQKQLPKSETILKTAQKQMDVGEIDYLNWVILVNQAVKTKADYIDSLERLNQIGAELNFLISK from the coding sequence ATGTTAAACAAAATTATTGAGTTTTCTGTAAAGAATAAACTCATCATTGCTCTGTTCACCATAGGCTTAGTTCTTTTCGGAGTATATGAAACCACTAAACTACCCATTGACGCTCAGCCTGATATCACCAATAATCAGGTACAGATTATCACCACCGCACCGTCTTATGGAGCCGCAGATATTGAGCGTCTTGTAACATTCCCCATCGAGCAGGCAACCAGTAACATCAGTGGAATCACCGAGCTTAGAAGCCTTTCCAGATTCGGGTTGTCACTGGTCACTGTAGTTTTCGATGATAATACCGATGTGTATTGGGCCCGCCAACAAGTTCAGGAACGTCTACAACTCGTTCAGGATAATATTCCAGACGGAATTGGAAAGCCCGAACTAGGACCTATTTCTACAGGATTGGGAGAAATCTTCCAATACGTCGTAAGGGCCAAGAAAGGCTATGAAAATGTGTATGACGAAACGGAGCTGAGAACTATTCAGGACTGGGTCGTGAGAAGACAGTTATTAGGAACCAAAGGTGTGGCAGATGTCAGCAGTTTCGGGGGAAAACTGAAACAGTATGAAATTGCTATTAATCCTAATAAGCTTCAGGCTTTTAATATCAATATCAACGATGTCTTTGCCGCTTTGGAAAAGAATAACCAAAATACAGGAGGAGCTTATATCGAAAAGAAAGAAACAGTTCTTTTTATCCGCAGCGAAGGTCTTTTGGGAACAGCAGTAGATATTGGAAGTATTCAGGTAGCAGAAACCAAAGAAGGAATTCCGGTTCACATTAAAGACGTAGCATCTGTAAAAATCGGATATGCGACAAGGTATGGCGCTATGACCTATAATGATACCGGAGAAGTATCCGGAGCCATTGTATTGATGCTTAAAGGAGAAAACGCTAACGAGGTAATAGGCAATATTAAACAAAGACTAGAGAAAATCCAGGAATCTCTGCCTGAAGGTGTTGTAATTGAACCTTTCCTTGACCGCGCTAAGATGGTTAATAATACCATCAGTACAGTAAAAACCAACCTGATGGAAGGGGCCCTGATTGTAGTTTTCATTCTTGTTTTATTCCTTGGAAACTTCAGAGCCGGATTATTGGTTGCTTCCGTAATTCCTTTAGCCATGCTGTTTGCCATTATTATGATGAATATCTTTGGTGTTGGAGGCAACCTGATGAGTCTTGGGGCCTTAGATTTCGGTCTTATTGTAGATGGAGCGGTTATCATTGTGGAAGCTGTTCTGCATCAGCTGGCTCACAAAAAGCATTTTGGAAAAGACAATATGTTGAGCAAAAAGGAAATGGATGGCCAGGTTTCCAGTTCAGCTACCAAAATGGTTAACAGTGCTGTTTTCGGGCAGATTATTATCCTTATTGTGTACCTTCCGATTTTTACTCTACAGGGAATTGAGGGGAAAATGTTTAAGCCTATGGCACAAACTGTAGCATTTGCCTTGATTGGGGCATTTATTCTTTCCCTTACTTATATTCCTATGATGAGTTCATTGGTATTAAGCAGAAAGAAAAAGGTAAAAGATAATATTTCTGACAGGGTAATGACGAAGGTGGAAACAGGACACCAAAAGTTCCTGATAAAGGCTTTGAAATATAGAAAAACAATCATTTTAGGCGTTCTTGTGCTTTTTGCGGGTGCCATTTTCACTTTATCAAGAATGGGAGGCGAATTTATTCCTTCATTAGAAGAAGGAGATTTTGCTGTTGAAATGAGAATTCTTCAAGGCAGTAATATTAATGAGACCAAAAAAATAACGACACAGGCTTCCGGTATTCTTTTAAAACAGTTTCCAGAAGTACAAAAGATTGTTGTAAAGATCGGAAGCGCAGAAATTCCAACAGAACCAATGCCAATGGATGCGGGAGATATGATTATTGTTTTAAAGCCTAAAAAAGAATGGACTTCTGCAAAATCATTCCCTGAACTTTCGGAAAAGATGAGCAAGGCATTACGTGTCATTCCCGGATTAACAACAAGTTTCCAGTTCCCTGTACAAATGCGTTTTAATGAATTGATGACAGGAGCCAGACAGGATATAGTTTGTAAAATTTACGGGGAAGATCTTGACAGTCTTACTACATATGCCAAAAAGCTGGGAAGTATCATTAATACGGTAAAAGGAGCTCAGGATCTTTATATAGAGCCCGTTGAAGGGGCTCCACAGGTAGTTATTGATTACAACCGTTCTGAATTATCAAGATACAATATTTCTGTTGCCGAGATCAACAGAGTGATCAATATGGCTTTTGCAGGACAAACTGCCGGAGCATTGTATGAAGGAGAGAAAAAGTTTGACATCGTTGTTCGTATGGATAATGATTATAAAAAAGATATTACCAGCATCCAAAATCTATTGGTTCCGACAGCTTCCGGAGAGCAGGTGCCCTTATCCCAACTGGCGAAAGTAGAACTTAAAGACAGTCCGAACCAGATCCAGAGAGAAGATACCAAAAGAAGAATCATCATTGGATTTAATGCCAGAGATAGAGATGTGCAGAGTATTGTGGAAGAACTTCAGCAAAAAGTAGGAAAAAACCTGAAATTTTCGCCAGGATATACCATTGCTTATGGTGGAACTTTTGAAAACTTAAACGAAGCCAAAGCAAGATTAGGAATTGCTGTTCCTATTTCTTTAGTCATGATTTTCTTACTGTTATTCTTTGCATTTGGATCTGTAAAACACAGTTTATTAATCTACACTGCCATTCCGCTATCAGCCATTGGAGGGGTGTATTTTCTCGCCCTGAGAGGAATGCCTTTCAGCATCAGTGCCGGGGTTGGATTCATTGCCTTATTTGGGGTAGCTGTACTTAACGGAATTGTTTTGATATCAGAGTTTAACCGTTTAAAAAAGAATGGAATAACCAATACCAGCAGAATTGTACTAATGGGAACAAGAATCAGACTTCGTCCGGTTCTGATGACTGCCTTTGTAGCTTCATTAGGATTTCTGCCAATGGCTATCAGCAATGGAGCAGGAGCTGAAGTACAAAGACCTTTGGCTACAGTAGTAATTGGTGGATTGATGTTGGCCACCCTTTTAACCTTATTTGTTCTCCCAATCCTTTACGTCTTATTTGAACATATTAATAAAGATAAAATGAAATTCTCTAAAAAAATACACTATAAAAAACTGTCTGTTTTCTTACTATTCGTTTCTTTCGGTAGTCTTCAGGCTCAGGAAAACATAACGTTTGAACAGGCACTGGAAAAGGCATATCAACAAAACGGAACGCTTAAAAGTTCAAAACTCATCACTCATTATCAGGAGAAACTGAAAGCCAGTTATCTTGACCTTCCACAGCTGGAAGTTACAGGAGCAATCGGGCAGATTCAGGGAGAAGAGACCGACAATTCATTTGGAATTTCACAAAGATTCAGCTTTCCAACTGTTTATTCGAAAAGAAAGCAGATGCTGGATGCGGAATGGACAGCAAGTATTATCAGTCAGAACCTTACAAAAACACAGCTCACCAAAGAGGTTACAGATGTTTTCTATAGAATTTTAGTCCTTCAGGAAAAGAAAAAAGTATTGGAATACATCAGTCAGCTATACTCCAATTTTGCAGATAAGGCTGGTTTAAGATTAAAAAAAGGAGAAGCCAACATTCTAGAAGAATCCACCGCAGAAATTCAAAAAGAACAGGTAAAAGTACAACTGAACTCCCTTGAAAATGATCTGAATATTGCAAAACTTCAGCTTCAGTTGCTCCTGCAGTCTGATATTACCTATCAACCCGTTGCCAATAAACCCACAATGGATATAGGACTTCAGATTTCAGAGGAAATGGTAAAACAACACCCTGAACTGATGTATCTGCAACAGCAGATCAAAGTAGGAGAGGCTGAAGTACAACTTGAAAAGAGCAGACTGCTTCCTGAACTTTTGATTGGCTACACCAATCAGAGTATGAAAAACATTAACAATAACCGTTTTAATTCTGTACAGGTTGGAGTAGGAATTCCATTGTTTACCAAAGGCCAGAGAGCTTTAGCCAAAGCCGCACAGGCAAAAATTGCTATTTCTGAAAATCAATATCAAAGAAAGGAAATTGAACTTAAAAACAGATTGGGACAACAGCTCAGTAACTATATGAATCAGCAAAGGATTATTGAAAATTATGAGCAAAAACAGCTTCCAAAATCTGAAACGATCTTAAAAACAGCTCAAAAGCAGATGGATGTAGGAGAAATTGATTATTTAAACTGGGTAATACTGGTGAATCAAGCTGTCAAGACCAAGGCAGATTACATCGACAGCCTGGAAAGACTGAATCAGATCGGAGCAGAACTTAATTTCTTAATTTCAAAATAA